A genomic segment from Propionispora hippei DSM 15287 encodes:
- a CDS encoding head maturation protease, ClpP-related — translation MKKFWNWVKNEDGRTLYFDGYIAQDSWFDDDITPEKFKAELTASAGDIAVWLNSPGGDVFAASQIYTMLKEYEGKVTIKIDGIAASAASVIAMAGDEIVMSPVAMMMIHNPATVVFGEAADLASGIKLLNEVKESIINAYEQRTGLPRGKISNMMDAETWFSAQKAVELGFADKILYAPDAQDAAEGFIFDRLTVTNAFLRKLPREKEKPQAALAGTPHKELLTRLELLK, via the coding sequence ATGAAGAAATTTTGGAACTGGGTAAAAAACGAGGACGGCCGCACCTTGTATTTTGACGGCTACATCGCACAAGACAGCTGGTTTGACGATGACATCACCCCGGAAAAATTCAAGGCCGAGCTTACTGCTTCTGCCGGTGACATCGCGGTTTGGCTCAATTCTCCAGGCGGCGATGTGTTTGCGGCCAGCCAGATCTACACCATGCTCAAGGAGTATGAAGGCAAGGTCACAATCAAGATTGACGGCATCGCAGCCAGTGCAGCATCGGTGATCGCTATGGCCGGCGATGAAATTGTGATGTCGCCGGTGGCCATGATGATGATCCACAATCCAGCCACGGTTGTCTTCGGTGAAGCGGCTGATCTCGCAAGCGGCATTAAGCTGCTGAACGAGGTCAAGGAAAGTATCATCAACGCCTATGAACAGCGGACCGGCCTGCCGCGCGGAAAAATTTCAAATATGATGGACGCGGAAACCTGGTTCAGCGCGCAAAAAGCGGTGGAACTGGGCTTTGCCGATAAAATCCTCTACGCGCCTGATGCACAGGATGCGGCAGAGGGTTTTATTTTTGACCGCCTAACCGTCACCAATGCTTTTTTGCGGAAGCTTCCCAGGGAAAAAGAGAAGCCGCAGGCTGCATTGGCAGGGACGCCGCACAAAGAACTGCTGACTAGACTTGAACTTTTGAAATAA
- a CDS encoding tape measure protein, with amino-acid sequence MAGNASMTIFIGGDNSDFLKKWESTKRALRKGLGSEAMAASESIATGLAAATAALAAFGVASIKLAGDMDASRKALTTLLGDAKAAEKMLADLATFAADTPFELPGLLTASKKLLAFGFASQDIIPMLAAIGDAAAMLGIGEEGISRLTNAIGQMQAKGKVSAEEMMQLAEAGVPAWKFLADAIGKDIPTAMKMAEQGAIDSTTGINALLMGMQSKFQGGMEAMSKTIPGLMSTIKDNVSMVMVEIGDSIAKNLNLVEKLQGVADWLSQFAAAVKALGLKEALQGMIPPEVIASVFVLSGALLGAAVPAMVALGIATWTALAPLLSFIAIGAAVGLLAYEIWVNWEPLSELFSTLWSTVTDIFTDAWNAITNVVDNAVTTVTTAISDAWNAIVSFTVGIWNSIVTTLSEAWNWITVLVEDALSSVAQFIGDGWNAAGEATSSVWNGIVDFIDGAWASIKELVAQGINWIVDKLSPLKSFFAQFIPDSVGNWFNKVTEGIGKIGAVAGKFSFGFSRKDISALLPQMTKPNTKFTGLTNATPATASPTTGGGADKEYEKLQKKAEQASKAIEKEWLQLTATQMDALEAWYADELDTLNESKDANENYERDVLCLNEIYTAKKKKILLDEQKENNRIADQASDLARSLSDKLGGLGLTGVDKQKFDIATDATRQIDEVRKKYRDLALEYSASTADQQDQFRKAWETNGIQFSITEIGMVDFCRQAAAEQVAIEAEKSKKIKDLHYDRVKFQEELDRARADGDVAKFQQLLTTEQAMFAQDLAGKQQYIDTYYEVWKGSHKSSMEIMAQQMAGTYDGLKGFFSDILTGTKSIGEAWQALGKSIMKIIADMAAQWLASQITMSLFPALAPAKSRGGISGIPGQYAAGGNYSGGLALVGEKGPELINFNRGGYVFTAAETKKMLSQSADSRTSRPMVITMNITTPDAASFRRSQSQILAEANAALAMGRRNL; translated from the coding sequence ATGGCCGGGAACGCTTCGATGACGATTTTTATCGGCGGGGACAACAGCGACTTTTTAAAAAAATGGGAGAGTACCAAGCGCGCACTCCGCAAAGGGCTTGGCTCGGAAGCGATGGCAGCGTCGGAGAGCATTGCGACCGGCCTAGCCGCCGCGACCGCAGCTCTCGCCGCTTTCGGGGTTGCCAGCATCAAACTGGCAGGCGACATGGATGCCAGCCGCAAAGCCTTGACTACGCTGTTGGGCGATGCTAAGGCCGCGGAAAAAATGCTCGCCGATTTGGCAACCTTTGCGGCGGATACTCCTTTTGAACTGCCGGGGCTTTTAACTGCATCGAAAAAACTATTGGCCTTCGGCTTTGCGTCGCAAGACATCATTCCGATGCTGGCAGCAATCGGCGACGCGGCGGCCATGCTGGGCATCGGCGAGGAAGGCATTAGCCGTTTGACCAACGCTATTGGGCAGATGCAAGCCAAAGGGAAAGTGTCCGCCGAAGAGATGATGCAGCTAGCCGAAGCCGGAGTGCCGGCGTGGAAGTTCCTGGCGGACGCCATTGGAAAAGATATTCCCACAGCCATGAAAATGGCAGAGCAAGGGGCGATTGACAGCACTACCGGAATCAACGCGCTTTTAATGGGCATGCAGTCCAAATTCCAGGGCGGCATGGAAGCCATGAGCAAGACCATCCCCGGACTCATGTCGACTATCAAGGATAATGTGAGCATGGTCATGGTGGAAATCGGCGACAGCATCGCGAAAAACCTAAACCTAGTGGAAAAGCTGCAAGGTGTTGCCGACTGGCTGTCGCAATTTGCCGCGGCGGTGAAGGCGCTCGGGTTGAAAGAAGCGTTGCAAGGCATGATTCCGCCGGAAGTAATCGCTTCGGTGTTCGTCCTTTCCGGAGCACTTTTAGGCGCGGCGGTTCCGGCAATGGTGGCGCTTGGAATCGCGACTTGGACGGCGCTCGCACCGCTTCTGTCTTTCATCGCGATTGGCGCGGCGGTTGGCTTGCTGGCCTACGAGATTTGGGTCAACTGGGAGCCGCTGTCCGAGCTTTTCAGCACTTTGTGGAGTACGGTTACGGACATTTTTACTGATGCTTGGAACGCGATTACCAATGTCGTAGACAATGCTGTGACCACAGTGACTACAGCTATTTCTGACGCTTGGAATGCCATCGTAAGTTTCACGGTTGGCATCTGGAACAGCATTGTAACGACCTTATCCGAAGCGTGGAATTGGATCACCGTTCTTGTTGAAGATGCTCTGAGTTCGGTGGCCCAGTTTATTGGCGATGGCTGGAACGCAGCGGGCGAAGCCACCTCCAGTGTATGGAATGGCATTGTGGATTTCATCGACGGCGCTTGGGCCAGCATTAAAGAGTTGGTTGCACAGGGAATCAACTGGATTGTAGACAAACTCAGTCCGTTGAAAAGCTTTTTTGCCCAGTTTATTCCCGATTCGGTGGGGAATTGGTTTAACAAGGTCACTGAAGGAATCGGCAAAATAGGCGCGGTGGCGGGAAAGTTCAGCTTTGGCTTTAGCCGCAAGGATATATCCGCTCTACTCCCTCAGATGACGAAGCCTAACACCAAGTTCACAGGCCTAACTAATGCTACCCCAGCAACCGCTTCTCCAACTACAGGCGGAGGAGCTGATAAAGAATACGAAAAACTCCAGAAAAAAGCGGAGCAAGCGAGTAAGGCAATTGAAAAAGAATGGCTGCAGCTTACCGCTACCCAGATGGACGCCCTCGAAGCATGGTATGCCGATGAACTGGACACCTTGAACGAATCTAAGGATGCCAATGAAAACTATGAGAGGGATGTCCTGTGTCTTAATGAGATTTACACCGCGAAAAAGAAAAAGATTCTGCTCGATGAGCAAAAAGAAAACAACCGGATTGCCGATCAGGCGAGTGACCTAGCCCGGAGTCTTTCCGATAAGCTAGGCGGGCTTGGCTTGACTGGCGTCGATAAGCAGAAGTTTGACATCGCAACCGATGCGACGCGGCAAATAGATGAAGTGCGGAAAAAATACAGAGATCTTGCCCTGGAGTATTCCGCCAGCACAGCCGATCAGCAGGACCAGTTCCGCAAAGCGTGGGAAACCAATGGAATCCAGTTTTCTATCACAGAAATCGGCATGGTAGATTTTTGCCGCCAGGCGGCTGCCGAACAGGTCGCCATTGAAGCTGAGAAAAGCAAAAAAATTAAAGATCTGCACTATGACCGCGTCAAGTTTCAGGAGGAACTGGACCGGGCGCGCGCGGATGGAGACGTAGCCAAATTCCAGCAGCTTCTAACTACCGAGCAGGCGATGTTCGCACAAGACTTGGCAGGAAAACAGCAATACATTGACACGTATTATGAAGTTTGGAAGGGGTCTCATAAATCCTCCATGGAAATTATGGCTCAGCAAATGGCCGGTACTTATGACGGCCTGAAAGGCTTTTTCTCAGACATTCTTACTGGTACAAAGTCCATAGGCGAAGCCTGGCAAGCCCTAGGCAAAAGCATAATGAAAATCATTGCAGATATGGCGGCACAGTGGCTGGCTAGCCAAATTACCATGTCTTTGTTTCCCGCACTGGCGCCTGCAAAATCGCGAGGCGGGATATCCGGAATTCCCGGACAATATGCTGCCGGCGGTAACTACTCCGGTGGTCTTGCTTTAGTAGGGGAAAAGGGGCCAGAATTGATTAACTTTAATCGCGGTGGATATGTGTTTACTGCGGCTGAAACAAAGAAAATGTTAAGTCAAAGCGCCGATTCAAGAACGAGCCGACCTATGGTCATTACTATGAACATCACGACACCGGATGCGGCCAGTTTCCGCCGCAGTCAGTCGCAAATTTTGGCAGAAGCAAATGCTGCTTTGGCTATGGGAAGGAGAAATCTCTAA
- a CDS encoding head-tail connector protein → MAEPLTLTEIKEYLRIDGEEGNSLLTALLSAAISHSENYLQAPLPSETPTPVKQALLILIGHFYEQRAGEDIPNVVYVLLSPYRAHLW, encoded by the coding sequence ATGGCTGAGCCGCTGACACTGACGGAAATAAAGGAATACCTGCGCATTGACGGTGAGGAGGGAAATTCCCTTCTCACCGCCTTACTTTCGGCGGCGATATCTCACTCAGAAAACTATCTGCAAGCGCCGCTGCCGAGTGAAACGCCAACTCCCGTTAAACAAGCCTTGCTGATTTTAATCGGACATTTTTATGAACAGCGCGCGGGCGAGGATATTCCCAATGTGGTGTATGTCCTTCTTTCCCCATATCGCGCGCATCTCTGGTAG
- a CDS encoding phage major capsid protein yields MNKILELREKRAKLWDSTKAFLDSRRNENGLLSAEDTATYEKMEADVVSLGKEIDRLERQAVLDLELSKPTTAAITNKPSQHQETEKTGRASGEYKAAFWKAMKNKNSFDVQNALQVGTDSEGGYLVPDEFERTLVETLQEENIFRQLATIITTSSGDRKIPVVATKGTASWVDEEGAIPESDDAFGQVSIGAYKLATMIKVSEELLNDSVFNLEQYIAKEFGRRIGAKEEEAFFVGDGTGKPTGIFNTTGGAGVGITTASASAITIDEIMDLFYSLKSPYRKNAVFVTNDATVKSIRKLKDGNGQYLWQPSVTAGQPDTILNRPLKTSAYVPAIAAAAKTIAFGDFSYYWVADRQGRAFQRLNELYAATGQVGFKATQRVDGKLLLAEAVKVLQMKA; encoded by the coding sequence ATGAATAAAATACTGGAATTGCGCGAGAAGCGCGCCAAGCTTTGGGACAGCACCAAAGCTTTTTTAGATTCCCGGCGAAATGAAAATGGTCTGCTGTCAGCCGAAGACACTGCTACCTATGAAAAGATGGAAGCCGATGTTGTGAGCTTGGGTAAAGAAATCGACCGCCTGGAGCGCCAAGCGGTGCTGGACCTCGAACTGTCCAAGCCTACCACCGCTGCCATTACGAACAAACCCAGCCAGCATCAGGAGACAGAGAAAACCGGCCGGGCGTCCGGCGAATACAAAGCGGCCTTTTGGAAGGCAATGAAGAACAAAAACAGCTTTGATGTGCAAAATGCCCTGCAAGTTGGAACCGACTCCGAAGGCGGTTACTTGGTGCCGGATGAATTTGAGCGCACCCTGGTGGAAACCCTGCAGGAAGAAAACATTTTCCGGCAACTGGCTACTATCATTACCACTTCATCGGGGGATCGTAAAATTCCGGTAGTCGCCACCAAGGGAACCGCTTCCTGGGTGGACGAAGAAGGCGCGATCCCCGAGTCGGACGATGCCTTTGGTCAGGTTTCCATAGGAGCCTACAAGTTGGCTACGATGATCAAGGTGTCGGAGGAGCTCTTAAACGACAGCGTGTTTAACCTGGAGCAGTATATCGCCAAGGAGTTTGGCCGGCGCATTGGAGCGAAAGAGGAGGAAGCCTTCTTTGTCGGCGACGGCACCGGAAAACCTACCGGCATTTTCAATACCACCGGCGGTGCCGGCGTGGGAATCACGACTGCTAGCGCTTCGGCCATCACTATTGACGAAATCATGGATCTGTTCTACTCGCTGAAATCGCCATACCGCAAGAATGCCGTATTCGTCACCAATGACGCGACCGTCAAGTCCATCCGCAAGCTGAAAGATGGAAACGGCCAGTACCTTTGGCAGCCTTCGGTGACCGCGGGCCAGCCGGATACCATCTTAAACCGTCCGCTGAAGACCTCCGCTTATGTTCCAGCCATCGCGGCGGCGGCAAAAACCATCGCCTTTGGCGATTTCAGCTACTACTGGGTGGCGGACCGCCAGGGCAGAGCCTTCCAGCGGCTTAACGAACTCTATGCGGCAACCGGGCAGGTCGGCTTCAAGGCCACTCAGCGTGTCGACGGCAAACTGCTTCTTGCCGAAGCTGTCAAAGTGCTCCAAATGAAAGCGTAG
- a CDS encoding DUF3168 domain-containing protein, with translation MKRSPVSPLNKALFERLKSHMAAPVYDYVPAGKKAPYVVLTDTTAESWSTKTVCGADVMATLKVYSEYQGDKEVAELCDRAISAIQSEPLILTDEWQVGLSSVDSHSVERLETHREATVTFKFTIIDTKE, from the coding sequence ATGAAGCGATCCCCAGTGTCGCCGCTAAACAAGGCGCTCTTTGAGCGTTTAAAAAGTCATATGGCGGCTCCGGTTTATGACTATGTGCCGGCAGGCAAAAAAGCGCCCTATGTGGTGCTGACCGACACAACGGCAGAGAGCTGGAGCACCAAAACGGTATGCGGCGCGGATGTCATGGCCACCCTCAAAGTCTACAGCGAGTACCAGGGAGACAAGGAAGTGGCGGAGCTTTGCGATAGGGCTATTTCGGCGATACAAAGCGAGCCACTGATTTTAACCGACGAGTGGCAGGTCGGGCTTTCGAGCGTGGACAGCCATTCGGTGGAACGCCTGGAAACGCACCGCGAAGCTACGGTAACCTTCAAGTTTACGATTATTGATACTAAGGAGTGA
- a CDS encoding phage tail tube protein has product MPLIPSDGVDFLLKVNTGTAEIPIWTVIGGQRGATLSLTAEQIDASNKQSGAWKTSVPGMMSWSIDADAVMLTDASGLSIDAGRAKLLTVFANRELVHVRYVRKDGSKFQGYAAITDLSEESPHDGVATYKITLAGAGAPEEVNGTKQVETAEVIGAITTAGNATFTVTAAGMTGSPKAISVAVALNDSAAVVAQKGREALAADSAVTAKFSVGGYGAIVELTALTAAANDSTLNIAIANGTCAGLTAAPVSANTTPGVAPAA; this is encoded by the coding sequence ATGCCTTTGATTCCAAGCGATGGTGTGGATTTTCTGTTAAAAGTAAATACCGGAACAGCCGAAATCCCAATCTGGACGGTGATTGGCGGCCAGCGGGGCGCGACCTTGAGCCTGACAGCGGAACAGATCGATGCGTCCAATAAACAATCGGGAGCCTGGAAAACCAGCGTACCCGGCATGATGTCCTGGAGCATTGACGCCGATGCGGTGATGCTAACCGACGCATCAGGCCTGAGTATTGACGCGGGCCGTGCCAAGCTGCTCACGGTGTTTGCCAACCGCGAGCTGGTGCATGTGCGGTATGTCCGCAAGGATGGCTCGAAATTCCAAGGCTATGCGGCCATTACCGATTTGAGCGAGGAGTCTCCGCATGACGGGGTAGCGACATATAAAATTACCTTGGCCGGAGCGGGTGCGCCGGAAGAGGTAAACGGCACCAAACAGGTGGAAACGGCTGAGGTTATCGGTGCCATTACGACCGCCGGCAATGCCACCTTCACAGTGACTGCCGCCGGGATGACCGGCTCGCCAAAAGCCATCAGCGTAGCCGTGGCGCTCAATGATTCGGCGGCCGTAGTAGCGCAAAAAGGCAGAGAAGCTTTGGCTGCAGACAGCGCGGTGACAGCCAAATTCAGCGTGGGCGGCTATGGGGCTATCGTGGAACTGACAGCTTTGACCGCAGCGGCTAATGACAGCACTCTCAATATTGCCATTGCCAACGGAACATGCGCCGGTTTGACAGCGGCTCCGGTTTCAGCGAATACAACTCCGGGCGTTGCGCCCGCAGCATAA
- a CDS encoding terminase large subunit: MMSYHYTPSPFILATSRYDKAKADRAVAFIENLCHTKGKWAGKKFLLLPWQEQIVRDLFGIVGENGKRQFLTAYIEIPKKQGKSELAAAIALYLLYADNEPSAEVYGAACDRSQASIVFDVAKQMVQMSPALLKRSKITAATKRIVNYSNAGFYQVLSAETGTKHGLNVSGLVFDEIHAQPDRRLYDVLTKGSGDAREQPLFFIITTAGNDKNSICYELHAKALDIKAGRKKDSTFYPVVYGLTEQDDWNDEDNWYKANPSLGHTIAIERVREAYKNALENPAEENVFKQLRLNIWTSATVCWIPEHIYGRGDLPLDMDSLHGRECYGGLDLSSTSDITAFVLVFPPRAEDEKYVVLPFFWLPKDTLELRCRRDHVLYDVWELQGYIQTTEGNVIHYGFIEKFIEELGERYHIKEIAYDRWNATQMVQNLEDMGFTVVPFGQGYKDMSPPSKELYKLLMEGSINHGGNPVLKWMAQNVVMRQDPAGNIKPDKEKSVEKIDGIVAVIMALDRSIRNKSDASVYDGRGILFI, encoded by the coding sequence ATGATGTCGTACCACTACACGCCTTCTCCCTTCATACTTGCAACTTCCCGTTATGACAAGGCAAAGGCTGACCGGGCGGTTGCTTTTATTGAAAATCTCTGCCACACCAAAGGCAAGTGGGCGGGAAAGAAGTTCCTGCTATTGCCTTGGCAGGAGCAGATTGTCAGGGATCTTTTCGGCATTGTCGGCGAGAACGGCAAACGGCAGTTTCTTACCGCCTATATAGAAATACCGAAAAAACAGGGCAAGTCGGAACTCGCAGCCGCCATTGCCCTTTATCTTTTGTATGCCGACAACGAACCTAGCGCCGAAGTGTACGGAGCCGCTTGCGACAGGTCGCAGGCTTCCATTGTGTTCGACGTGGCCAAGCAGATGGTGCAGATGTCGCCGGCTTTGTTAAAACGGTCGAAGATTACAGCCGCCACTAAGCGCATCGTGAACTATTCTAATGCAGGGTTTTATCAGGTACTTTCGGCGGAAACAGGGACAAAACATGGTCTTAACGTGTCTGGTCTTGTTTTTGACGAAATTCACGCCCAACCGGATCGCAGACTGTACGATGTCCTGACCAAAGGTTCCGGAGATGCCCGTGAGCAGCCGCTGTTCTTCATCATAACCACAGCAGGAAATGATAAGAACAGCATCTGCTATGAATTGCACGCCAAAGCGCTGGATATCAAGGCCGGTCGCAAAAAAGACAGTACTTTTTATCCGGTTGTATATGGGCTGACCGAACAGGACGATTGGAATGATGAAGACAACTGGTACAAGGCAAATCCGTCCCTCGGTCACACCATCGCTATAGAGCGTGTCCGCGAAGCCTATAAAAACGCGCTGGAAAATCCTGCGGAAGAAAATGTGTTCAAACAGCTTCGCTTAAATATCTGGACATCGGCGACCGTGTGCTGGATTCCGGAGCATATCTATGGCCGGGGCGATCTTCCCCTCGACATGGATTCGCTCCATGGCAGAGAGTGTTACGGCGGGCTTGACCTTTCAAGCACCTCTGATATTACCGCTTTCGTCCTGGTGTTCCCGCCACGCGCGGAGGACGAGAAGTATGTCGTGCTTCCGTTCTTCTGGCTGCCAAAGGATACTTTGGAGCTGCGGTGCCGCCGGGACCATGTGCTTTACGATGTGTGGGAACTGCAAGGCTATATTCAGACCACCGAAGGCAACGTCATTCACTACGGCTTCATTGAAAAATTTATAGAGGAGTTGGGCGAGAGATACCACATCAAGGAAATCGCCTATGACCGCTGGAACGCCACGCAAATGGTGCAGAACCTGGAGGATATGGGATTTACGGTTGTTCCCTTCGGGCAGGGATACAAGGATATGTCTCCGCCGTCCAAGGAACTCTATAAGCTGCTGATGGAAGGCAGCATCAATCACGGCGGAAACCCTGTCCTCAAATGGATGGCGCAGAACGTGGTTATGCGCCAGGACCCAGCCGGAAATATCAAGCCGGACAAGGAAAAGTCGGTGGAAAAGATCGACGGAATTGTCGCCGTCATTATGGCGCTTGACCGATCGATACGAAATAAAAGCGATGCTAGCGTTTATGATGGGAGAGGGATTCTGTTTATTTAG
- a CDS encoding phage head closure protein: MNPGELNCRCILLKETQVPDDQGGYETIYMTRATVWAKVMALTAKTVDQYEQLTPEILHRIIIRYRRDVAVSDRIQYGGRIFEQIGPPIDVEEKHAFLSLECREVVADAAGN; the protein is encoded by the coding sequence ATGAACCCAGGAGAACTGAACTGCCGCTGCATCTTGCTGAAGGAAACTCAGGTGCCGGACGATCAGGGCGGCTATGAAACGATTTATATGACGCGAGCTACCGTTTGGGCTAAGGTCATGGCGTTGACCGCCAAGACGGTAGACCAATATGAGCAGCTAACACCTGAGATTTTACACCGCATCATTATTCGCTATCGCCGCGATGTGGCGGTGTCGGACCGGATTCAATACGGCGGCCGTATCTTTGAGCAGATCGGGCCGCCTATTGATGTGGAAGAAAAGCATGCGTTTTTAAGCCTGGAATGCCGGGAGGTAGTGGCCGATGCGGCTGGCAATTAG
- a CDS encoding phage terminase small subunit P27 family has product MAQRGRKPKPTALKELEGNPGRRPLNKNEPKPNKKAPRCPSWLEEEAKKEWKRMGKLLEQMGLLTEMDMAAFAGYCQAYARWKEAEEFITQHGTMIRTPNGYLQQVPQVSIAQTNLKIMLKFCEQFGLTPSARSRIAAGEGSVDPTDEMEQLLGGGE; this is encoded by the coding sequence ATGGCGCAGAGAGGAAGAAAACCAAAACCGACCGCTCTTAAGGAACTGGAAGGCAATCCGGGCAGACGGCCGTTAAACAAAAATGAACCAAAGCCTAATAAAAAAGCCCCGCGCTGTCCTTCGTGGCTGGAAGAGGAAGCAAAAAAAGAATGGAAACGCATGGGCAAGCTCTTAGAGCAGATGGGACTGCTAACGGAAATGGATATGGCGGCTTTCGCGGGATATTGTCAGGCGTATGCCCGCTGGAAGGAAGCCGAAGAATTTATAACCCAGCATGGTACGATGATCCGAACTCCCAACGGCTATCTGCAGCAAGTGCCGCAGGTGTCCATAGCCCAGACAAACCTAAAAATCATGCTGAAATTCTGCGAGCAGTTCGGCCTTACGCCTTCGGCCAGAAGTAGAATTGCGGCAGGCGAAGGCTCTGTTGATCCAACAGACGAGATGGAGCAACTGTTGGGAGGCGGTGAATGA
- a CDS encoding phage portal protein, with product MKIPFISRLFQTRASPQNSFWGSSYSFFFGASSSGQTVNERTALQTTAVYACVRILAETIASLPFHTYRYTTNGKEKAMDHQIYYLLHSEPNPEMTSFVFRETLMGHLLLWGNAYAQIIRDGRGRVVSLYPLLPNKMLVNRNDQGILYYQYEKDGQTFLLRNYEVLHIPGLGFDGLIGYSPIAMAKNAIGMAIATEEYGAKFFANGANPGGVLEHPGVVKDPARIRESWNAVYQGSSNAHRVAVLEEGMKFQSIGIPPEQAQFLETRKFQINEIARIFRIPPHMIGDLEKSSFSNIEQQSLEFVMYTLDPWVVRWEEAIQRALFSESEKRQYFVKFNVDGLLRGDYQSRMNGYAVGRQNGWLSSNDIRELENLNRIPAELGGDLYLINGNMTKLADAGAFAQKNAKGMEGSK from the coding sequence ATGAAGATTCCTTTTATATCAAGACTTTTTCAAACAAGAGCCAGCCCACAAAACAGCTTCTGGGGCAGCTCCTACAGCTTTTTCTTCGGCGCAAGCTCCAGCGGCCAGACGGTCAATGAGCGAACGGCGCTGCAGACCACGGCGGTCTACGCCTGCGTCAGAATCCTGGCGGAAACCATCGCTTCTCTGCCGTTTCACACCTACAGATATACAACCAACGGCAAAGAAAAAGCCATGGACCATCAAATATACTATCTGCTCCACAGTGAGCCAAACCCGGAGATGACCTCATTCGTGTTTCGTGAAACACTGATGGGGCATCTTTTGTTATGGGGTAATGCTTATGCGCAGATCATCCGGGACGGGCGGGGCAGAGTGGTCAGCTTATACCCGTTGCTTCCAAACAAAATGCTGGTCAACCGGAACGATCAGGGAATTCTGTACTACCAGTATGAAAAGGATGGCCAGACATTTTTATTGCGCAATTACGAAGTCCTCCACATTCCAGGGCTTGGCTTTGACGGCCTTATCGGCTATTCACCGATCGCCATGGCCAAAAACGCCATCGGCATGGCAATCGCCACCGAAGAATACGGTGCCAAGTTCTTTGCCAACGGGGCTAATCCAGGCGGTGTCTTAGAGCATCCCGGCGTGGTCAAAGACCCGGCGCGAATCCGGGAAAGCTGGAACGCCGTGTATCAGGGAAGCAGCAACGCCCACCGGGTAGCGGTGCTGGAAGAAGGAATGAAGTTTCAAAGCATAGGCATACCGCCGGAACAAGCGCAGTTTTTAGAAACGCGCAAATTCCAAATCAACGAGATTGCCCGCATCTTTCGCATCCCGCCCCATATGATCGGCGATCTGGAGAAATCCAGCTTCTCCAATATCGAACAGCAGTCGCTGGAATTTGTAATGTATACTTTGGACCCGTGGGTGGTTCGCTGGGAAGAAGCCATACAGCGAGCCTTGTTCAGCGAAAGCGAAAAGCGGCAGTACTTCGTAAAATTCAACGTGGACGGGCTGCTCCGCGGCGACTACCAGAGCCGGATGAACGGCTATGCCGTAGGTAGGCAAAACGGCTGGCTTTCCAGCAACGACATCCGCGAACTGGAAAACCTCAACCGAATACCGGCAGAATTGGGCGGAGACTTGTATCTCATCAACGGCAACATGACTAAGCTGGCTGACGCGGGGGCATTTGCCCAAAAGAATGCAAAGGGAATGGAGGGAAGCAAATGA
- a CDS encoding head fiber protein, with protein MSNVKNYTEQGGERTVIGGTLEIVAGGQVVGLFTPAAFQADSTATTIAGLVTDFNSLLAKLKAAGLMEPTNG; from the coding sequence ATGAGTAACGTCAAAAACTATACGGAGCAAGGCGGGGAGAGAACCGTAATTGGCGGCACCTTGGAGATTGTGGCAGGCGGGCAGGTGGTCGGCCTTTTTACGCCAGCCGCCTTTCAGGCTGACAGTACGGCTACTACCATAGCAGGGCTGGTGACGGACTTCAATTCGCTTCTGGCCAAGCTAAAAGCCGCGGGCCTCATGGAACCGACCAATGGCTGA
- a CDS encoding HK97 gp10 family phage protein produces MRLAIRVTGIDQCVSFGDLISTNVSQAIEKETELGAKEVRKRERSLAPVKSGLLRKSIVSRKGKYGISRMVRAKAPHAPLQEYGTKRGVKGKHFAERARRELMPGIQEKIRTAVRNEVRR; encoded by the coding sequence ATGCGGCTGGCAATTAGGGTAACCGGGATTGATCAATGCGTTTCCTTCGGCGACCTCATTTCTACCAATGTCAGCCAGGCGATTGAAAAAGAAACCGAGCTGGGGGCTAAAGAAGTTCGAAAGCGCGAGCGCTCGCTGGCTCCGGTCAAAAGCGGCCTTTTGCGCAAAAGTATCGTGAGCCGCAAAGGAAAGTACGGTATCTCTCGCATGGTCAGGGCTAAAGCGCCGCATGCGCCGCTGCAGGAATATGGCACTAAACGGGGCGTGAAGGGCAAGCATTTTGCCGAGCGGGCGCGCCGTGAGCTGATGCCGGGCATCCAAGAGAAGATCCGGACAGCGGTGCGAAATGAGGTGAGACGATGA